The stretch of DNA AGTTATGTGATCAGGTTATACTTGTCAATTTCACAAAGGATAAGTTTTGTGTCATTTTAATGTAGGGAGACAGTATCGTGGAAGGAGCAAGAACCTTTGACAACTGTTATATGATAATTTAACCATCTCGATGCAATAAAGTTGGAATCATTGAGCTAAAATTGTGGCATGAGAAGCTCGACCACGTTCACTATAAGGGCATGAAATGTCTGGCTAGATATGAAGCTGTTAAGGGGAGTCATGTTTAATGAATAtgtatttactttttaaattagattaatataattgtttgtcgatgcaatatatcaatgtaaaatGGTATCAATTCAATAATGTTattagtgatttgtgaaaattgaattaaattaaaattacatgtataaaatcacacaaaatcaaagttcatacgtaacattacatatataattcaaaccctaaaccctaaaggAGTGAAATGCTTGGAAAGCAAATTTGTTTTGTTTGAAAAGGCTATACAACTTTGATTTCTGATTTGAGTCTTTAATTTTAAAGAAAGCATGAATTGGGATTTCAACTTTGACTCAAATCACCATTCAACATGGTTGAGGCCCACAATCACCATTAGCTAACTCCTGCACCCATCAACTATTAAACTCAATCATTAACCTAATAAACACTTACACTTATGATAACCCAAAAGAGTTcaacttttgattttttattcaatcaattatttgtataaaatccAACCCAAATAGTTACAAATAGAGCCATTTCTTTTACTGCATAATGTCTCTAAATTTAGTATTTTTccttaacttttttttatctctATTAATTTTAGAACTTGacaacatttttcttttaaacatggattttattaaaattgtatcaCAATATcacctaaaaatttaaaattattatataaattctaaaaaaatattaaaaatatgatattacattatacctaaaaaatattaaatttaaaaatcaaactaaaaaatttattgaattccGAAACTAACGTTAACCATAATATACTTAaccaaaaaataatgataataataaacaattttttttttaacttttcaatgTATTTATCGGAATGAACTCAATAATTAATCATCtgtattttataaattcattaaaaaaataaatgttggccacaaattttaaaatattattttatttttaatttagtagcatcaatttaattaaaggaaaaataataattacgtTGTATTTGGTTGGCATGAATAGCCAATTGGTTCAGCCTTAATTCCAAGGAGTACAGTAATTCAAATGTTTGCTATTCCATGGAATAACCTATTACAGGCAGCCTGGGAATAAGGCCTGAATGGCCATTTTGGGCTCCCCTCTCAGAATTTCTATTTCATGCCATAACGAATAACCCCCCAACAGAAATCCCTAGAATACCCATGCTACCAACAGTCACCAAATTCAATCAAAACAATAAacctataaaaaatatatataaattctgcAAATCATTAGTATGAATCAGAAGAAGAGAGAGAGGTTTTATGGTTATGCATGTTGAAGGGGTTTGGATGCTTGAAAAATTGCATATGAGAGAGAGGTGAGGAGGAAGAAAGAACACATCAATAACCAAAGCAATCGGAGCGATTCCAACAACAAAAACAAAGGGGATTTTGTTGACTTCTTTTTGTAGATTTGTGTTTTTGCGGTGATTTTTAGAGAAAAGTAATTAGAAAAATTGAAAGAGGAGATTGAGATGAAGCAAGAGCCAAAATTTTAGCGCTTTCTAGGTGAGGCCACGGTAGTCAACGGTGACAGCAAGCAAAAGCTCGTTGGAAATTAGAATTATAGGTGTTCTTGAATTTGGGGGGATTTAGCAGAGAAAAATGATTTAGAAATGAGAGGCGaggggttttttacaaaaatattataaaaaaataaaaatttaccaaaatattacaacttttttttatttaccaaaatattacaaatttttttatttatcaaaatatataatttttttatttatcaaaatatataaaaaaaccaaaaaataaaaaaaaaaacctgacacCAGCCAATTaaattggcggcaccaaaggtgccaaataAATTGGTGGCACCATTGGTGCCAAAGTCATTGGCGGCACCTTGgtgccaaaagaaaaaaaatgtgtaatTGCTTGCTAagtcctccttatttattattttttattcccttcaacttattttttatttaataactctattttaatttaataaactattctcatttaataactccattttaatttaataaactattaagtaatacttaattttttaaaattaaaatagagttattaaatgagagaaTTCTAATTAAGTGACCATCTGCAGTTTCAAGGACCtgacatgcaaatttaccattttgaattttaaaagtgAATTGCTGCTGCTTGCAcactaaaattgaaatgtgactaattgccttctaagccctccttatttattattttctttttattctccttcaactcaattttttatttaataactctattttaatttaatttaagtaataccaaaatattacaacttttacaactattttaattaactattacttaatagtttattaaattaaaatagagttattaaataaaaaaatgagttgaaagggaataaaaagaaaataataaataaggagggcttagaaggcaattagccacatttcaattttagtgcgcaagcagcaattcactttcaaaattcaaaatggtaaatttgcatgtcaGGTCCTTGAAACTGTAGATGGTCACTTAATTAGAAttctctcatttaataactctattttaatttaaaaaaattaagtattatttaatagtttattaaattaaaatagagttattaaatgagaatagtttattaaattaaaatagagttcataaataaaaaaatgagttgaaggggaataaaaagaaaataataaataaggaggactTAGCAAACAATTACACATTTTTTTCCTTTGGCACCATGGTGCCGCCAATGACTTTGGCACCATGGTGCCGCCAATGACTTTGGCACCAATGGTGCCACCAATTtatttggcacctttggtgccgccaatttAATTGGCTGGTGtcaggtttttttttgttttttggttttttttaatatattttagtaaataaaaaaaagtttatatattttggtaaataaaaaagttgtaatattttggtaaataaaaaaaattgtaatattttagtaaatttttatttttttataatatttttgtaaaaaactcGAGAGGCGAGAGGATCTCGAAACAGAAAAATATTTAGgatattaaactttttttaaaaaaaattaggaaactaaaccttaacttccagaaaattttttttattaaattataacaaaaatatttttagagatatatgatataaatgtatttaactaaataatatataaaattattattttatatctaatattttaaataaaagtaaaatattattatttttagtatctATCATTAAATATTAGTCATTTAACACTTTtagtttttcaatatttttataaaaataaaaacataatttactttattaaatgatatattcgttatttaggttttttttaaactaTTACATATCTATTCCTCGCGGCTAAATTCATGAATACTATTAAAATACTCAATTCATTTCATCCAACCAAATTATTGTTATGCCTATTCAATTTCATTACAGCCTTATTTCATTCTTATAGAAAGATTATTTCATTACAATCCTATTTGATTCCTGTGAACCAAACGTATTATTATGAATTACTTGTCGTGTAGCTTTGCAAATGAGCTTTTCCTTCCATTTTCCTGGAAAACTTTTCTCTAACATAGTCAACATACTTGATGTTTCTATACAATTTGGGGTGATTCTGGTCATCTATCATTGTTTCAACTGGACCAATTTCTTGCTCATCATCTGGAAACATGAATGTTGCAATTGATATTCTTGGTTTCTTCTCATTTATTATGGCTCTATGTTCAATGCTTTTGTACATTCCATTGCTTTGAATTTGGACCCCAAAGAATAAAAAATCAACATAAGTACGGAGTTTAAAATCAAACTCAtatgttacatatatatattacctcAGTGGCATCACCAATGTTGACGACAAGTGAATTTGGGATAGGTTTAACAGGGACCCAAGCTTCATTGTGCTTAATTTGGAGGCCAGTGACATCATCATCTTGCAACAACAAAGTGAAGCTTGTGCCATCTGAGTGAGGGCTACACTCGAGAACAAGATCAGGCCTTGAACAGATAGGGTAGTAATTCATTCTTATGCCTTGTTTAAGCCCTCCCCCTTGTAACCTTTTTAACCCATCTCTTTTCAACCCCATTAATACTGAAAAGTTAGCTTGGAGTTCCTCGGCTAGCTTTTGCATTTCTCTCGAGTACTCTTCCAATGCTTCTCTGTCAAAATATAACCCATGCAAACATCACTACAACTCGAAAATCGAAATATATAATGCTTTTAAATGATTCAAAAGATAACACAAACTTGGAGGGTACATACTTGAAACCTGGTAAAGAGAGGGGCCAGAACTTGAAGTTTCTATTTTGAGAATGGAGagttaataaataaatcatgccAGACCAATCATGCTTTTGGTGCTCAGAGACCACAAAGTTTTGACCATATCCTTCTGTTTCATTTTCTGCCATTGCATATTTCTTTTCTCTTGGAATGGCAGCTCAAAGAAAGCTGCTACCGCTGCTTTTATCTTCTCCAGGATCTCCTCTTTCACCCCATGATTTATTACCTGCGTTTAATATTACTTCATTACACTCAGCCACAATAATGATTGAGCCGATTTCCAATTTTTCTGAATTGAACTCCAAGtaaaatacatgtttttttttgggggggggggagatATGGGATTTACCTGGAAAAATCCCCAGTCCTTGCAAACAAGGTGTAGTTTCTGTAGTTTCTGGACTTCATCTTCACCACCTTTGGCTAGAAATGAGAAATCTATGACGGGAAATTCAAGAGAATCAGCCAAATCCTCGGAAATAATTGTCCCATCCTTATTTTCATGAATGTGTCTTTGGGGAATTGATTGAAAATCGCTTCTCACAATCTCCTGAATACTTGGAACTGGCAAAGATTTACCCACCCAGATTTTCCAACTTCATAAGATCCTCCATTTTCAACTCTCACTTCCATTTTTCCTTTGTAGTTTCTCAGGTACTTCTTTGTGAACAACAAATCGACACGAAAAGGTTACTAAGATTTTATGGATCCTTGGATGCTGTATGATAGGAGACGTTGTTTATATAACCTGAAAAGTTTAAGATTattgggtttattttattttattttacaatcgTCGACGGCGGTTATtcattgttgaattttttattttattgtatttttagtgAGGAGCCTTTTTTGAGCGAAATATAGAAGAAAAACTAATAGGCGTTTGGTTGGAGGGAATAGGCATGCATTCCCCCTATACAGCGGGCCCACAGCCAAACGGgtgtttggttcactgtaataaCATTACAGCCCGAATCGGTTACTGGCCTATTACTCCCATTGCCCTTAATGGCTATTACGCCCCCTCAGCGCCGATTAGGGATTCCGCCCGCTTTTCATCTTTTCTATTCCATTTTCTTCCCTCATCAAGCTTCCGATTCTCCCAAGTTTCCCTTCTAGAGGTAATTTCTTTTCCCTTCCATCGGTTCAGCCGTCTGTTCTTCTCgttcgttttttttattttcttcatggATTATCTCTGTTATTGTTGTTATTTTCTTCATGGATTATCTCGTTCGGTTCTGCCATCAGTTCTTCtcgttttattttcttttattttcttcatggATTATCTTTGTAATTTCTTTTCCCTTCCATCGGTTCTACCGTCGCTTAATCAACCGACTTCAGTAATTCTCAAGGAAGGCTTTTATTAGGGGGTGTTTGAAGCAACATTTTTGGAGGCATTAATAATACGTTCAATCTTGGGACCAAcgtagtttttaattttatatttccaGTTTTCTTTATAAACAATTTTCGCCATTTTTTTCTCAACTAACCCGTGGAAAATCTCTCCCAAATTCACCTAATACCCAGATTCCAACtcttatttttgataaaaatcatGGAGGCAGCATCTTTATCTGGAGTTCTTTCATATACCAAACTCTGTGGTTCCAGTCTCTACTATTCTGATGATAGATTTTCAAggtaatcattttattttctttgaactGTTAATCAAAGGTTTATGCTTTATAGTTTTTGTctgaataagtttttttttaaactttatagaACCTAAGATTGTTCTTAGCTCTTCTTTTTGTGAATCAAAGATGAAATTCTTGGATTTGTccatttctttatattattttttttctggTCGATTCCTCGGGGCAAACGCATTGCGTCTTTCTCACGACATTAATCTAATGGATTCAATGGTGTGAATAAACCTTCATCTAAAGCCCTTATCAAAGGACCCTTTCTCAGTGATGGCCTAATTCAGAATAGAAATCTGCATTTGCAAGCAATTTGCAGGGTGGGTGTTTACACCTTGGGTGAAAATGATGTTGTGGAATCTCATCACTCACATGCCATGGAGGAAAAAATTGGGGTTCTTCTTTTGAACCTTGGAGGGCCAGAGACACTTAAAGATGTTCAACCTTTTCTATATAACTTGTTTGCTGATCCTGTACGTTATTTtgcttgttctttttttttgttttgtgtgTGTGTATTTCATATGAACATTTGTGGGTTTCAAGTTACAATGGTGTTGAGGTGATGATGTTTCTTTGTGCAGGATATAATACAGTTGCCTGGGCTGTTTAAGTTACTTCAATGGCCATTGGCGAAGCTAACATCTGTTCTTCGAGCTCCGAAAAGTGAAAAAGGTTATGCTGCCATTGGTGGCGGCTCGCCTTTACGTAAAATAACCGATGAACAGGTAAAATCAAGTCCCTTGATTGTAGAAATTTGCTTGTTACTTTTTCCTGAGCTAGTGGCTTGAAAATGAACTATTGTACTTTTATATggatatttttttccaaaacgaaCTATGCTGTGCTTTGGGGAAACTGGCAAGTATATTTATAGTTTAAAGAACTTGTTGCAGGCAAATGCTCTTCGAATGGCTTTGGAGGCAAAGAATGTGAATGTCAGTGTGTATGTTGGAATGAGATATTGGTATCCATTCACAGAGGAGGTCATTGAGCAGGTTCGTCTCTTGATAGCCTAACAAATTTGCGTGTGTTTTGAACTTGTATGATACCATATACGGAGAGTGAGCTCTTTCTGTTATGCTTTTGTTGATATTTAAGATGGTTGTTAAGTTGATTAAATCCTTACATGAGGGATACTCTTATTTGGTTATGCCTTTGAAGAACTTTATAcctcatatattaatttagaattCTCTGTGTAGCATTGAATGATCTATCTTCAAATTCAATTCGGGTTATATACTGATTACCGATAAGCATTTATTATGTGCAACACAGATTAAGCTAGACAGGATAAAAAAGCTTGTTGTGCTGCCATTATATCCTCAGTTCTCCATTTCCACAACTGGAAGAGATTGACATGGAATATAAGCACTTAGCTCTTGAATCCGGAATCGAGAATTGGGGTCGTGTTCCTGCCCTCCGCATGTATGGTAGTGAAAATACAATATGGTAGTTCTTTGCACTATGTAGACGCATGGTTATAGTGAAGTTGTTACTCTTGTATGGTATCTCAttgattttgtatatatattctcTTAGACTTCTGTATATTTTGAAAAACCGCACATCTATAAGGACCTaaatatctaaaatttttaattttaggttgATACATTGTTGGACGGTATCAAATGGGATGACAAAGGTTTAGCAATGGCTATAGCTCAAAATGTTGACACTGGAGCCATATTAATGCAAGGCTTTGTCAACAAGGGTGCACTAGCTACAATTATCACTTCTAGGAAGGCAACGTTCTTCAGTCGATCACGGGCAACATTATGGACAAAAGGAGAAACTTCCAACAATTTCATCAACATTTATGACAAAAGGAGAAACAAGTTATGCG from Gossypium hirsutum isolate 1008001.06 chromosome D04, Gossypium_hirsutum_v2.1, whole genome shotgun sequence encodes:
- the LOC107956280 gene encoding protein SRG1 translates to MEVRVENGGSYEVGKSGWVNLCQFQDGTIISEDLADSLEFPVIDFSFLAKGGEDEVQKLQKLHLVCKDWGFFQVINHGVKEEILEKIKAAVAAFFELPFQEKRNMQWQKMKQKDMVKTLWSLSTKSMIGFKEALEEYSREMQKLAEELQANFSVLMGLKRDGLKRLQGGGLKQGIRMNYYPICSRPDLVLECSPHSDGTSFTLLLQDDDVTGLQIKHNEAWVPVKPIPNSLVVNIGDATEIQSNGMYKSIEHRAIINEKKPRISIATFMFPDDEQEIGPVETMIDDQNHPKLYRNIKYVDYVREKFSRKMEGKAHLQSYTTSNS
- the LOC107956281 gene encoding ferrochelatase-1, chloroplastic isoform X1, producing the protein MEAASLSGVLSYTKLCGSSLYYSDDRFSRNLHLQAICRVGVYTLGENDVVESHHSHAMEEKIGVLLLNLGGPETLKDVQPFLYNLFADPDIIQLPGLFKLLQWPLAKLTSVLRAPKSEKGYAAIGGGSPLRKITDEQANALRMALEAKNVNVSVYVGMRYWYPFTEEVIEQVDTLLDGIKWDDKGLAMAIAQNVDTGAILMQGFVNKGALATIITSRKATFFSRSRATLWTKGETSNNFINIYDKRRNKLCVQFSWRGFLLGHVRLLLVKLLEIQEQIGSSNIKMSNLVLI
- the LOC107956281 gene encoding ferrochelatase, mitochondrial isoform X2; this encodes MEAASLSGVLSYTKLCGSSLYYSDDRFSRVGVYTLGENDVVESHHSHAMEEKIGVLLLNLGGPETLKDVQPFLYNLFADPDIIQLPGLFKLLQWPLAKLTSVLRAPKSEKGYAAIGGGSPLRKITDEQANALRMALEAKNVNVSVYVGMRYWYPFTEEVIEQVDTLLDGIKWDDKGLAMAIAQNVDTGAILMQGFVNKGALATIITSRKATFFSRSRATLWTKGETSNNFINIYDKRRNKLCVQFSWRGFLLGHVRLLLVKLLEIQEQIGSSNIKMSNLVLI
- the LOC107956281 gene encoding ferrochelatase-1, chloroplastic isoform X5, whose protein sequence is MEAASLSGVLSYTKLCGSSLYYSDDRFSRNLHLQAICRVGVYTLGENDVVESHHSHAMEEKIGVLLLNLGGPETLKDVQPFLYNLFADPDIIQLPGLFKLLQWPLAKLTSVLRAPKSEKGYAAIGGGSPLRKITDEQANALRMALEAKNVNVSVYVGMRYWYPFTEEVIEQIKLDRIKKLVVLPLYPQFSISTTGRD
- the LOC107956281 gene encoding ferrochelatase-1, chloroplastic isoform X6, whose amino-acid sequence is MEAASLSGVLSYTKLCGSSLYYSDDRFSRVGVYTLGENDVVESHHSHAMEEKIGVLLLNLGGPETLKDVQPFLYNLFADPDIIQLPGLFKLLQWPLAKLTSVLRAPKSEKGYAAIGGGSPLRKITDEQANALRMALEAKNVNVSVYVGMRYWYPFTEEVIEQIKLDRIKKLVVLPLYPQFSISTTGRD
- the LOC107956281 gene encoding ferrochelatase-2, chloroplastic isoform X3, which codes for MIDFQAICRVGVYTLGENDVVESHHSHAMEEKIGVLLLNLGGPETLKDVQPFLYNLFADPDIIQLPGLFKLLQWPLAKLTSVLRAPKSEKGYAAIGGGSPLRKITDEQANALRMALEAKNVNVSVYVGMRYWYPFTEEVIEQVDTLLDGIKWDDKGLAMAIAQNVDTGAILMQGFVNKGALATIITSRKATFFSRSRATLWTKGETSNNFINIYDKRRNKLCVQFSWRGFLLGHVRLLLVKLLEIQEQIGSSNIKMSNLVLI
- the LOC107956281 gene encoding ferrochelatase-1, chloroplastic isoform X7, whose translation is MIDFQAICRVGVYTLGENDVVESHHSHAMEEKIGVLLLNLGGPETLKDVQPFLYNLFADPDIIQLPGLFKLLQWPLAKLTSVLRAPKSEKGYAAIGGGSPLRKITDEQANALRMALEAKNVNVSVYVGMRYWYPFTEEVIEQIKLDRIKKLVVLPLYPQFSISTTGRD
- the LOC107956281 gene encoding ferrochelatase-2, chloroplastic isoform X4, with translation MEEKIGVLLLNLGGPETLKDVQPFLYNLFADPDIIQLPGLFKLLQWPLAKLTSVLRAPKSEKGYAAIGGGSPLRKITDEQANALRMALEAKNVNVSVYVGMRYWYPFTEEVIEQVDTLLDGIKWDDKGLAMAIAQNVDTGAILMQGFVNKGALATIITSRKATFFSRSRATLWTKGETSNNFINIYDKRRNKLCVQFSWRGFLLGHVRLLLVKLLEIQEQIGSSNIKMSNLVLI